A single genomic interval of Cupriavidus sp. MP-37 harbors:
- a CDS encoding Kdo hydroxylase family protein: MPAAPAVATATPTRSASEGTLDLIRPQPYADWAPQVTPEERATLRRELEQGAVLYFPKLKFHFQPGEERFLDSRYSDGKSKNINLRADDTAVRGAQGSPQDLADLYSLIRRYADSSELLIRTLFPEYIPHMTRAGTSLRPSEIAGRPVSWRKDDTRLHVDSFPSNPMLGKRLLRVFHNIDPAAPRVWRVGEPFGDFAQKFVPKTHGMWPGQAALMKLLHITKRRRSEYDHRMLQLHDLAKADLDYQANVPQQEFHFPPGATWIVFSDQLLHAAMRGRAMMEQTIYLAPQAISDHTHSPEAVLSRMLGRPMLVS; the protein is encoded by the coding sequence ATGCCCGCTGCACCAGCCGTTGCCACTGCCACGCCGACCCGCTCCGCATCCGAAGGGACCCTCGACCTGATCCGCCCGCAGCCCTACGCCGACTGGGCTCCGCAGGTCACCCCCGAGGAACGCGCCACGCTGCGCCGCGAGCTGGAGCAGGGCGCGGTGCTTTACTTCCCCAAGCTGAAGTTCCATTTCCAGCCCGGCGAAGAGCGCTTCCTCGACAGCCGTTATTCCGACGGCAAGTCCAAGAACATCAACCTGCGGGCCGACGACACCGCGGTGCGCGGCGCGCAGGGCAGCCCGCAGGACCTGGCCGACCTGTACTCGCTGATCCGCCGCTACGCCGACAGCAGCGAGTTGCTGATCCGCACGCTGTTCCCCGAATACATCCCCCACATGACGCGCGCCGGCACCTCGCTGCGGCCCAGCGAGATCGCCGGACGCCCGGTCAGCTGGCGCAAGGACGACACCCGCCTGCATGTGGACTCGTTCCCGTCCAACCCGATGCTCGGCAAGCGTCTGTTGCGCGTGTTCCACAATATCGACCCGGCCGCGCCGCGCGTGTGGCGGGTGGGCGAGCCGTTCGGCGACTTTGCGCAGAAGTTCGTGCCCAAGACCCACGGCATGTGGCCGGGGCAGGCGGCGCTGATGAAGCTGCTGCATATCACCAAGCGCCGGCGCTCGGAATATGACCACCGCATGCTGCAGCTGCATGACCTGGCCAAGGCCGACCTCGACTACCAGGCCAACGTGCCGCAGCAGGAATTCCACTTCCCGCCGGGTGCGACCTGGATCGTCTTCAGCGACCAGCTGCTGCACGCCGCCATGCGCGGGCGCGCGATGATGGAGCAGACCATCTACCTGGCGCCGCAGGCGATTTCGGACCACACCCATTCGCCCGAGGCGGTGCTGTCGCGCATGCTCGGGCGGCCGATGCTGGTGTCGTGA
- a CDS encoding coniferyl aldehyde dehydrogenase gives MREVPDLSSVFGAMHAASRRDQLPAWTVRADRLQRLRRLVTENQAEIAAAIHADFTNRPRQETALLEVFPSLAGIDDALRHGKRWMRVRRAPTGFWFRPGRSRLVPQPLGVVGIVVPWNYPLYLTIGPLAGALAAGNRAMVKLSEYTPRFAALFAQLVPQHFAPDEIVVINGDAEVASAFTALPFDHLLFTGSTAVGHHVMRAAAANLTPVTLELGGKSPAIIGAGADLERAVERILVGKLMNAGQTCIAPDYVLVPEDLRAQLVEAARRCVGRLYPDLARNADYTSIISPRHFARLAGLVDEAAAQGATVVPLSEAQPDAQARRLPPVLLLDVPEGVTAMREEIFGPVLPVVTYRTLDEAVDYINARPRPLALYVFERDRGAVDHVMKQTVAGGVTVNDTLFHIAQDGLPFGGVGASGMGAYHGQAGFDTFSKVKPVFHQASLNGAGLLKPPYGKTFDTMLRLLLR, from the coding sequence ATGCGAGAAGTCCCCGACCTGTCGTCCGTCTTCGGCGCGATGCATGCCGCCTCGCGGCGCGACCAGCTGCCCGCCTGGACCGTGCGCGCCGACCGCCTGCAGCGCCTGCGGCGCCTGGTGACCGAAAACCAGGCCGAAATTGCCGCCGCGATCCACGCGGATTTCACCAACCGTCCGCGCCAGGAAACCGCGCTGCTGGAGGTGTTCCCCAGCCTCGCGGGCATCGACGATGCGCTGCGCCACGGCAAGCGCTGGATGCGCGTGCGGCGCGCGCCCACCGGGTTCTGGTTCCGTCCGGGCCGCTCGCGCCTGGTGCCGCAGCCGCTCGGCGTGGTGGGCATCGTGGTGCCCTGGAACTACCCGCTGTACCTGACCATCGGACCGCTCGCCGGCGCACTGGCGGCAGGCAACCGCGCCATGGTCAAGCTGTCGGAATACACGCCGCGCTTCGCGGCACTGTTTGCGCAGCTGGTGCCGCAGCACTTCGCCCCGGACGAGATCGTGGTGATCAACGGCGATGCCGAAGTCGCCAGCGCCTTCACCGCGCTGCCGTTCGACCACCTGCTGTTCACGGGCTCGACCGCGGTGGGCCACCATGTGATGCGCGCGGCGGCCGCGAACCTGACGCCCGTGACGCTGGAGCTGGGTGGCAAGTCCCCCGCCATCATCGGCGCCGGCGCCGACCTCGAGCGCGCGGTGGAGCGCATCCTGGTGGGCAAGCTGATGAACGCCGGGCAGACCTGCATCGCGCCGGACTATGTGCTGGTGCCGGAGGACCTGCGGGCGCAACTGGTGGAAGCGGCGCGCCGCTGCGTGGGCCGGCTCTACCCGGACCTGGCGCGCAACGCGGACTACACCAGCATCATCAGCCCGCGGCATTTCGCTCGGCTGGCAGGACTGGTCGACGAGGCCGCGGCTCAGGGTGCAACCGTGGTGCCGCTGTCTGAGGCGCAACCGGACGCGCAGGCGCGGCGCCTGCCTCCGGTGCTGCTGCTGGATGTGCCGGAAGGCGTGACCGCCATGCGCGAGGAAATCTTCGGACCGGTGCTGCCGGTGGTGACTTACCGCACGCTCGACGAGGCGGTCGACTACATCAACGCGCGCCCGCGGCCGCTGGCGCTGTATGTGTTCGAGCGCGACCGCGGCGCCGTCGACCATGTGATGAAGCAGACCGTCGCCGGCGGCGTGACCGTCAACGACACCCTGTTCCATATCGCCCAGGACGGCCTGCCGTTCGGCGGCGTCGGCGCCAGCGGCATGGGCGCGTATCACGGGCAGGCAGGCTTCGATACCTTCTCGAAGGTGAAGCCGGTGTTCCACCAGGCCAGCCTCAACGGCGCCGGCCTGCTCAAGCCGCCTTACGGCAAGACCTTCGACACCATGCTGCGCCTGCTGCTGCGTTGA
- a CDS encoding GMC family oxidoreductase: METTYDYVIVGAGSAGCALAGRLADSGDDTIALVEAGHHDHHVLVRTPAGLAALLPRAGARNYGFHTVPQPGLNGRRGYQPRGRGLGGCSSINAMIYTRGRPADYDAWADAGCDGWSWDDVLPYFRRAECNERLAGSDDDPLHGGNGPLHVSDLRTPNPFAERFIEAAQQAGYPRNDDFNGEEQEGIGWYQVTQHAGERWNAARAYLHGGNVRDRACNGGRARLQVLTDTQALRIVFEGRHATGVLVLRDGRQQLLRARRDVIVCAGTFGSPQLLMVSGVGPAAHLREHGIGVVHDLPGVGANLQDHLDVVLHKRTAVPELFGVSFGGVARLLSEMLRYRRERAGMMSSNFAEAGGFVRSHPALPEPDLQLHFVVGLADDHMRKLNFGHGYSCHVCLLRPRSRGEVRLAAADIRRAPLIDPKYLSDARDLDDLVAGVRIVRSILAQPQLACFGGRELYTAGLRADGSDDAAVRELIRARADTIYHPVGTCRMGMDAMAVVDPQLRVRGVEGLRVVDASVMPTLVGGNTNAPAIMIGERAHDLIRYAPRVMLRLLESMEA, translated from the coding sequence ATGGAAACCACCTATGACTACGTCATCGTCGGCGCGGGCTCGGCGGGCTGTGCGCTGGCGGGGCGCCTGGCCGACAGCGGCGACGACACCATCGCGCTGGTCGAGGCCGGGCACCACGACCACCATGTGCTGGTGCGCACACCCGCCGGGCTGGCCGCGCTGCTGCCGCGCGCGGGAGCGCGCAACTACGGCTTCCACACCGTGCCGCAGCCGGGCCTGAACGGCCGCCGCGGCTACCAGCCGCGCGGGCGCGGGCTGGGCGGCTGCTCGTCGATCAACGCCATGATCTATACGCGCGGCCGGCCCGCCGACTACGATGCCTGGGCCGACGCCGGCTGCGATGGCTGGTCCTGGGACGACGTGCTGCCGTACTTCCGCCGCGCCGAATGCAACGAGCGCCTGGCGGGCAGCGACGACGATCCGCTGCACGGCGGCAACGGCCCGCTGCATGTCAGCGACCTGCGCACGCCCAACCCGTTCGCCGAGCGCTTTATCGAGGCCGCGCAGCAGGCCGGCTATCCGCGCAACGACGATTTCAACGGCGAAGAGCAGGAGGGCATCGGCTGGTACCAGGTCACGCAGCACGCGGGCGAGCGCTGGAATGCCGCGCGTGCCTACCTGCACGGCGGCAACGTGCGCGACCGCGCCTGCAATGGCGGCCGTGCGCGGCTGCAGGTGCTGACCGACACGCAGGCCCTGCGCATCGTCTTCGAAGGCCGCCACGCCACCGGGGTACTGGTGCTGCGCGACGGCCGCCAGCAGCTGCTGCGCGCGCGTCGCGACGTGATCGTGTGCGCGGGCACGTTCGGCTCGCCGCAGCTGCTGATGGTCTCGGGCGTCGGGCCCGCGGCGCATCTGCGCGAACACGGCATCGGCGTGGTCCATGACCTGCCCGGCGTGGGCGCCAACCTGCAAGACCATCTCGACGTGGTGCTGCACAAGCGCACCGCCGTGCCCGAGCTGTTCGGCGTGTCGTTCGGTGGCGTCGCGAGGCTGTTGTCCGAAATGCTGCGCTACCGGCGCGAGCGCGCCGGCATGATGTCGAGCAACTTCGCCGAGGCCGGCGGCTTCGTGCGCAGCCACCCGGCGCTGCCCGAGCCCGACCTGCAGTTGCATTTCGTCGTCGGCCTGGCCGACGACCATATGCGCAAGCTGAACTTCGGCCACGGCTATTCCTGCCATGTGTGCCTGCTGCGCCCGCGCAGCCGCGGCGAGGTCCGGCTGGCCGCGGCCGATATCCGGCGCGCGCCGCTGATCGATCCGAAGTACCTCAGCGACGCGCGCGACCTCGACGACCTGGTCGCCGGGGTGCGCATCGTGCGCAGCATCCTGGCGCAGCCGCAGCTGGCCTGCTTCGGCGGGCGCGAACTTTATACGGCCGGCCTGCGCGCCGATGGCAGCGACGATGCCGCCGTGCGCGAGCTGATCCGCGCGCGTGCCGACACCATCTACCACCCGGTCGGCACCTGCCGCATGGGCATGGATGCGATGGCGGTGGTGGACCCGCAACTGCGCGTGCGCGGGGTGGAGGGCCTGCGCGTGGTCGATGCCTCGGTGATGCCCACGCTGGTCGGCGGCAACACCAATGCGCCCGCGATCATGATCGGCGAGCGCGCGCACGACCTGATCCGCTATGCGCCGCGGGTGATGCTGCGGCTGCTGGAGTCGATGGAGGCCTAG